In one Lolium rigidum isolate FL_2022 chromosome 3, APGP_CSIRO_Lrig_0.1, whole genome shotgun sequence genomic region, the following are encoded:
- the LOC124700671 gene encoding BTB/POZ domain-containing protein At5g66560-like: MQGSRKTKGKREMAPAEEQQPSPKGQAWFCTTGLPSDVVIEVGDMTFHLHKFPLMSKSKKIHDLITNRESSLVKQSDGGREQEDEEDAGDEIREEEVVLEADEEADAHRIRLPDFPGGAEAFELAAKFCYGVKLDLTPATAAPLRCAAERLDMSDDHCEDNLVSRADRFISHTVLRNPRDAVRALKSCEGLLPLADDLGLVARCVDAVAAKAAASAPTALFGWPVADAAGGDRPRRKNSAGAAATSTLLDDLAGLSLVTFTRVIAAMKDKGVGPEVIEGALITYAKRSIPGLSRSDRHAGGGTAATAAAAPMAANGDQKALLETVIANLPEETIKSTAHTGTAVGATTARVLFGLLRTANILQASEASRDMLEHRIASRLPDAAVDDLLIPSYSYLVETLYDVDCVERIVRYFLEGRGAEEVDEEGTEAETPGREASRRAMLAVGRLMDAYLGEIATDANLKTDKFCDLAWALPDSARVYDDGLYRAVDIYIKAHPALREDEKEKVSGVVDGRKLTLEACTHAAQNERLPLRTVVQVLFFEQLQLRRAIARTIVANEGGAGGPGEEEGDSDGGRTWRVATRGNQMLRLDMDSMRNRVQELERECTTMRKAIQKIDRRGGAAGDRGGEPAAEGRWGSMVTKRFGCKFPAQVCQSQPRSVVARPRRARVEQSP; encoded by the exons ATGCAGGGGAGCAGGAAGACGAAGGGCAAGAGGGAGATGGctccggcggaggagcagcagccCAGCCCCAAAGGCCAAGCATG GTTCTGCACCACGGGATTGCCCAGCGACGTCGTGATCGAGGTGGGCGACATGACATTCCATCTCCACAAG TTCCCGTTAATGTCCAAGAGCAAGAAGATTCACGACCTTATCACCAACAGGGAATCAAGCCTGGTCAAGCAGTCAGATGGAGGACGGGAgcaagaagacgaggaggacgcAGGGGACGAGATcagagaggaggaggtggtgctgGAGGCGGACGAGGAGGCCGACGCGCACCGCATCCGCCTGCCCGACTTCCCCGGCGGCGCCGAGGCGTTCGAGCTCGCCGCAAAGTTCTGCTACGGCGTCaagctcgacctcacgccggccaCCGCGGCCCCGCTGCGCTGCGCCGCCGAGCGCCTGGACATGTCCGACGACCACTGCGAGGACAACCTCGTCTCGCGCGCCGACCGCTTCATCTCGCACACCGTGCTGCGGAACCCCAGGGACGCCGTCCGCGCGCTCAAGTCGTGCGAGGGCCTGCTCCCGCTCGCCGACGACCTGGGCCTCGTCGCCCGCTGCGTCGACGCCGTCGCGGCCAAGGCCGCCGCGTCCGCGCCCACCGCGCTCTTCGGCTGGCCCGTcgccgacgcggccggcggcgaccGCCCGCGCCGGAAGAACAGTGCCGGCGCCGCGGCCACGTCCACGCTGCTCGACGACCTCGCCGGCTTGTCCTTGGTCACGTTCACTCGCGTCATTGCCGCCATGAAGGACAAGGGCGTCGGCCCTGAGGTCATCGAGGGGGCTCTCATTACCTACGCCAAGCGCTCCATCCCCGGGCTGTCACGCTCCGACCGCCATGCCGGTGGCGGCACCGCagctaccgccgccgccgctccaatGGCAGCGAATGGCGACCAGAAGGCGCTTCTCGAGACCGTCATTGCCAACCTCCCCGAGGAGACCATCAAGAGCACTGCCCACACCGGCACGGCAGTGGGCGCCACCACCGCACGGGTCCTTTTCGGCCTCTTGCGCACGGCAAACATTCTCCAGGCATCAGAGGCTTCCCGTGACATGCTGGAGCACCGTATAGCTTCCAGGCTACCGGACGCGGCCGTCGACGACCTGCTCATCCCCAGCTACTCGTACCTAGTGGAGACGCTCTACGACGTGGACTGCGTCGAGCGCATTGTGCGGTACTTCCTCGAGGGCCGAGGTGCTGAAGAGGTCGACGAGGAGGGCACCGAGGCAGAGACGCCGGGCAGAGAGGCGAGCAGACGAGCAATGCTGGCTGTGGGCAGGCTGATGGACGCCTACTTGGGGGAGATCGCGACGGATGCCAACCTGAAGACGGACAAGTTCTGCGACCTCGCCTGGGCATTGCCGGACAGCGCTCGCGTCTACGACGATGGCCTTTACCGTGCCGTCGACATCTATATCAAG GCTCATCCAGCCCTGAGGGAAGATGAGAAGGAGAAGGTGAGCGGCGTTGTAGACGGCCGCAAACTGACACTAGAGGCGTGCACCCACGCGGCACAAAACGAACGGCTGCCGCTGCGGACAGTAGTTCAGGTGCTCTTCTTCGAGCAGCTCCAGTTGCGTCGGGCCATAGCACGGACTATTGTGGCAAATGAAGGTGGTGCAGGAGGCCCAGGAGAGGAAGAAGGAGATAGTGATGGCGGTCGAACATGGCGGGTGGCGACGAGGGGAAACCAAATGCTCAGGCTGGACATGGACAGCATGCGGAACCGGGTGCAGGAGCTCGAGCGCGAGTGCACGACCATGAGGAAGGCTATCCAGAAGATAGACCGCCGAGGCGGcgctgctggggatagaggagggGAGCCGGCTGCAGAGGGCAGGTGGGGTTCAATGGTGACGAAGAGGTTTGGGTGCAAGTTCCCGGCGCAGGTCTGCCAGTCACAGCCGCggtctgtggtggcgcggccacgcCGGGCACGGGTTGAGCAGAGCCCCTGA